Proteins encoded within one genomic window of Brassica rapa cultivar Chiifu-401-42 chromosome A09, CAAS_Brap_v3.01, whole genome shotgun sequence:
- the LOC103840271 gene encoding UDP-N-acetylglucosamine diphosphorylase 1 → MRDPSMERENGASDSTAATTTTTTTEITSPPPMNSPRQALIERLKDYGQEDVFALWDELSPDEREFLVRDIESLDLPRIDRIIRCSLHSQGLPVAAIEPVPENWVSTVDGRKMEDREKWWKMGLKTIYEGKLGVVLLSGGQGTRLGISDPKGCFNIGLPSGKSLFQIQAERILCIQRLAAQVVGEGPTRPVTIHWYIMTSPFTDEATRKYFSSHKYFGLEPDQISFFQQGTLPCISKEGKFIMETPFSLAKAPDGNGGVYGALKSSRLLEDMASRGIKYVDCYGVDNVMVRVADPTFLGYFIDKGAASAAKVVRKAYPQEQVGVFVRRGKGGPLTVVEYSELDQSMASAINQRTGRLQYCWSNVCLHMFTLDFINQVATGLEKDSVYHLAEKKIPSMNGYTMGLKLEQFIFDSFLYAPSTALFEVLREEEFAPVKNVNGSNFDTPESARLSVLRLHTRWVIAAGGFLTHSVPLYATGVEVSPLCSYAGENLEAICRGRTFHAPCEISL, encoded by the exons atgagagacCCGTCGATGGAGAGAGAGAATGGAGCATCTGATTCAACGGCGGCGACAACAACAACGACCACGACAGAGATAACTTCTCCTCCTCCGATGAATTCACCGCGTCAAGCATTGATTGAGAGATTAAAAGATTATGGACAAGAAGATGTTTTCGCTCTTTGGGACGAGCTCTCCCCGGACGAACGAGAGTTCCTTGTCAGAGACATCGAG AGTTTGGATCTTCCAAGAATAGATCGGATCATCAGATGCTCACTTCACTCTCAAG GCTTGCCTGTGGCGGCGATAGAGCCAGTGCCGGAGAATTGGGTCTCGACGGTCGATGGAAGAAAAATGGAAGACAGAGAGAAGTGGTGGAAGATGGGATTAAAGACTATCTATGAAGGCAAACTAGGAGTGGTACTTTTGTCTGGTGGACAG GGGACAAGACTTGGAATTTCAGACCCAAAAGGATGTTTCA ATATCGGACTTCCATCAGGAAAGTCGCTCTTTCAGATTCAAGCAGAGAGAATCTTGTGTATCCAAAGACTTGCTGCTCAAGTAGTGGGTGAAG GTCCAACTCGCCCAGTTACAATACATTGGTATATTATGACTAGTCCATTTACTGATGAGGCGACACGAAAATATTTTTCGAGTCACAAGTACTTTGGCCTTGAACCAGATCAA ATCAGTTTTTTCCAACAAGGTACTTTGCCTTGCATTtcaaaggaaggaaagtttatcATGGAGACACCTTTTAGT CTAGCTAAAGCTCCAGATGGTAACGGGGGAGTCTATGGAG CTCTAAAGTCTTCAAGGTTATTAGAGGACATGGCTTCAAGGGGAATAAAATATGTGGATTGCTATGGTGTTGACAATGTCATG GTTCGAGTAGCTGATCCTACATTTCTAGGGTACTTTATCGATAAAGGTGCTGCTTCGGCTGCAAAAGTTGTGCGGAAG GCATATCCTCAAGAACAGGTTGGAGTATTTGTTAGAAGAGGAAAAGGTGGACCGTTGACTGTAGTTGAATACAGTGAGCTAGATCAGTCAATGGCTTCTGCTATTAATCAACGAACAGGGCGTCTTCAATATTGCTGGAGTAAT GTGTGCTTGCACATGTTCACTTTAGATTTCATTAATCAAGTCGCAACCGGCCTAGAGAAAGACAGCGT CTACCACTTGGCGGAGAAGAAGATACCATCTATGAATGGATACACAATGGGACTGAAACTAGAACAATTCATTTTTGATTCCTTTCTGTATGCTCCTTCAACCGCACTCTTTGAG GTGTTAAGAGAAGAAGAGTTTGCGCCAGTGAAGAATGTAAATGGGTCCAATTTCGATACACCGGAAAGTGCGAGGCTTTCGGTTCTAAGGCTACACACACGTTGGGTTATAGCAGCTGGTGGTTTTCTAACACATTCTGTGCCTTTATATGCAACTG GTGTTGAGGTTTCACCGTTGTGCTCGTACGCCGGAGAAAATCTTGAAGCTATTTGTCGTGGAAGAACGTTTCATGCACCTTGTGAAATCTCCctctaa